In one Streptomyces sp. T12 genomic region, the following are encoded:
- a CDS encoding autotransporter, which yields MRSHSPKTAAAIGALAVVAALTVTAPPAVAAGPRDVTADVLGGRDVTLSGDTVVTVPAGTTTYDGVFRGEGTLTVRGSGTLILTRDSDFTLPKSRQRQKVSVLGGNHPYVTTAAPDPPAITVARGATLQYGNGGTTGLIGHFPYNTPAFRLNQDNIRVDGTLRLSLKSAYNLGTISGSGLITQPRFLWGTWDLSGAHSFSGVIDNGTQMNAGSPEFATSLPNVRKILNQGTYTVDTPLGQTVTMGMDFYQREYGSDINVQSRPGSKVVLTGQYSWSNQGGDTNPSLSDPSLNWTPARKNVNKRGTNIKGANVQWGDGTTNKIFMPGTAETVYINLLAARSRSLLTFDYNGPVTLGAPIGGGRFHDTLAAPGAGDIVIKGTKGNDVTFAAVQYYDGSTTVEKGAVLRLGSGRSGGDGGLYTQGDLYKVINNGSLVLNNTAKALSLSRISGSGSLTQSGAATTTLTGSAVTYTGTTTVKKGTLALRGGATLARSKAIRLTSAKSRLDAGTSGLRVGEARTLTGKGTVKGAVTNHGVVASGLTVSGAYTQSAKGELVLRDGPLKVTGAVRLAGDLDLAAAATSPKPAGKITILDHQGRAKTTGAFTGLKEGKKLQLADTTYRISYRGGDGNDVVLTPVTTTPSPSADSPRTAADTAASPSTRTASAAGNGLGWWPYVLAAGLLLGLAIPATRFGRGGGRRRGGRHAAQG from the coding sequence GTGCGCAGCCATTCCCCCAAAACAGCAGCGGCCATCGGCGCCCTCGCCGTGGTCGCCGCCCTCACCGTCACCGCTCCCCCCGCGGTCGCCGCCGGCCCCCGGGACGTCACCGCCGATGTCCTCGGGGGCCGGGACGTGACGCTCAGCGGCGACACCGTCGTCACCGTGCCGGCCGGGACGACGACGTACGACGGCGTCTTCCGCGGCGAGGGCACGCTCACCGTGCGCGGCAGCGGGACGCTGATCCTGACCAGGGACAGCGACTTCACGCTGCCGAAGTCCCGGCAGCGGCAGAAGGTGAGCGTCCTCGGCGGCAATCACCCGTACGTCACGACGGCCGCCCCGGACCCGCCCGCGATCACCGTCGCCCGCGGTGCGACCCTGCAGTACGGCAACGGCGGCACCACCGGCCTGATCGGGCACTTCCCGTACAACACCCCGGCGTTCCGGCTCAACCAGGACAACATCCGGGTCGACGGCACCTTGCGGCTGTCGCTGAAGAGCGCCTACAACCTGGGCACGATCAGCGGGTCCGGGCTGATCACCCAGCCGCGGTTCCTGTGGGGCACCTGGGATCTGTCGGGCGCCCACTCCTTCTCCGGGGTGATCGACAACGGCACGCAGATGAACGCCGGGAGCCCGGAGTTCGCGACGTCGCTGCCGAACGTGCGCAAGATCCTCAACCAGGGCACGTACACCGTGGACACCCCGCTGGGACAGACCGTCACCATGGGCATGGACTTCTACCAGCGCGAGTACGGCAGCGACATCAACGTCCAGTCCCGGCCGGGCAGCAAGGTCGTCCTGACCGGCCAGTACAGCTGGTCGAACCAGGGCGGTGACACCAACCCCTCGCTCAGCGACCCGTCCCTGAACTGGACACCCGCGCGCAAGAACGTCAACAAGCGCGGCACCAACATCAAGGGCGCGAACGTCCAGTGGGGCGACGGCACGACGAACAAGATCTTCATGCCCGGGACCGCCGAGACCGTCTACATCAACCTGCTGGCGGCACGCTCCCGTTCTCTCCTCACCTTCGACTACAACGGACCGGTGACGCTGGGCGCCCCCATCGGCGGCGGCAGGTTCCACGACACGCTGGCCGCGCCCGGGGCCGGGGACATCGTCATCAAGGGCACGAAGGGCAACGACGTCACCTTCGCCGCCGTGCAGTACTACGACGGCTCGACGACCGTCGAGAAGGGCGCCGTGCTGCGGCTGGGCAGCGGCAGGTCCGGCGGTGACGGTGGGCTTTACACGCAGGGTGACTTGTACAAAGTCATCAACAACGGCTCACTCGTGCTGAACAACACGGCCAAGGCCCTGTCTCTGTCCCGGATCAGCGGCAGCGGATCGCTCACCCAGTCGGGGGCCGCGACGACGACGCTGACGGGAAGCGCGGTGACGTACACCGGCACCACGACCGTCAAGAAGGGCACCCTCGCCCTGCGCGGCGGCGCGACGCTCGCCCGCAGCAAGGCGATCCGGCTCACGTCGGCCAAGTCCCGCCTGGACGCGGGCACTTCGGGACTGCGCGTGGGCGAGGCGAGGACGCTGACCGGCAAGGGCACCGTGAAGGGAGCGGTGACGAACCACGGCGTGGTCGCGAGCGGCCTGACCGTCTCCGGCGCCTACACCCAGTCGGCGAAGGGCGAACTCGTCCTGCGCGACGGCCCGTTGAAGGTGACCGGCGCGGTCCGCCTGGCCGGCGACCTGGACCTCGCGGCCGCTGCCACCTCACCGAAGCCCGCAGGGAAGATCACGATCCTCGACCACCAAGGCCGGGCGAAGACGACCGGCGCCTTCACCGGCCTCAAAGAGGGCAAGAAGCTCCAGCTCGCCGACACCACCTACCGGATCAGCTACCGGGGCGGCGACGGCAACGACGTGGTCCTCACCCCCGTCACCACAACCCCCTCCCCCAGCGCCGACAGCCCCCGCACCGCAGCCGACACGGCCGCCTCCCCCAGCACCCGCACCGCGAGCGCCGCGGGCAACGGCCTCGGCTGGTGGCCGTACGTCCTGGCCGCGGGCCTGCTCCTCGGCCTCGCGATACCGGCGACGAGATTCGGGCGGGGCGGCGGACGACGCCGGGGCGGACGGCACGCGGCCCAGGGCTAG
- a CDS encoding GNAT family N-acetyltransferase: MDLENPDRLVIRHADASDWPGLAGIDSTAASGDDARRASIRRWCEQGSVLLAEDASGPLGYSVLEYTFFEQGFITMLMVAPTARRQGVGARLLKATEAACTSPKLFTSTNVSNHPMQLLLQRVGWSPVGLLHGLDEGDPELFYLCPGDQPRGLVEAEG, translated from the coding sequence ATGGATCTCGAGAACCCCGACAGACTGGTGATACGCCACGCGGATGCCTCGGACTGGCCCGGGTTGGCCGGCATCGACTCCACCGCGGCATCGGGCGACGATGCGCGGCGCGCGAGTATCCGACGCTGGTGCGAACAGGGCTCGGTCCTCCTGGCCGAGGACGCATCCGGCCCCCTGGGCTACAGCGTGCTGGAATACACCTTCTTCGAGCAGGGCTTCATCACCATGCTCATGGTCGCGCCCACCGCCCGCCGACAAGGCGTGGGCGCACGTCTCCTCAAGGCCACCGAGGCCGCGTGCACCAGCCCGAAGCTGTTCACCTCGACCAACGTCTCCAACCACCCCATGCAACTGCTGCTGCAGCGCGTCGGCTGGAGCCCGGTCGGCCTGCTCCATGGCCTGGACGAAGGCGATCCCGAACTCTTCTACCTCTGCCCGGGCGACCAACCACGCGGCCTGGTCGAGGCCGAAGGTTAA
- the mmuM gene encoding homocysteine S-methyltransferase produces MTSTITLAEALAAGTVVLDGGMSNQLESAGHDLSDELWSARLLAEQPEAITAAHLAYFEAGADVAITSSYQATFEGFAKRGIDHGRAAELLSLSVELARDAARQAGAGGVTRPLWVAASVGPYGAMLADGSEYRGRYGLSVDELERFHRPRLEVLAGARPDVLALETVPDADEAEALLRAVRGLGVPAWLSYSVAGDRTRAGQSLEEAFGLAADADEVIAVGVNCCVPEDVEGAVETAARVTGKPVVVYPNSGEAWNAESRTWVGRSTFAAQQVRGWRESGARLIGGCCRVGPEAIDSIARTLAAVG; encoded by the coding sequence ATGACCAGCACCATCACCCTCGCCGAAGCCCTCGCCGCCGGGACCGTCGTGCTCGACGGCGGCATGTCCAACCAGCTCGAGTCCGCCGGGCACGATCTGAGCGACGAGCTGTGGTCGGCGCGGCTGCTCGCGGAGCAGCCCGAGGCGATCACCGCGGCCCATCTCGCCTATTTCGAGGCGGGGGCGGACGTGGCGATCACGTCCAGCTACCAGGCCACGTTCGAGGGCTTCGCGAAGCGTGGGATCGATCACGGGCGTGCGGCCGAACTCCTGTCCCTGAGCGTGGAGTTGGCGCGCGATGCGGCACGGCAGGCGGGAGCCGGGGGTGTCACGCGGCCGCTGTGGGTGGCCGCGTCCGTCGGGCCCTACGGGGCGATGCTGGCGGACGGCTCCGAGTACCGGGGGCGGTACGGGCTGAGCGTGGACGAGCTGGAGCGCTTCCACCGGCCCCGGCTGGAGGTGCTGGCCGGGGCCCGGCCCGACGTGCTGGCGCTGGAGACCGTCCCGGACGCCGACGAGGCCGAGGCGCTGCTGCGGGCGGTGCGCGGGCTGGGTGTCCCGGCCTGGCTGTCGTACTCCGTCGCCGGTGACCGCACCCGCGCCGGCCAGTCGCTGGAGGAGGCCTTCGGCCTGGCCGCCGACGCCGACGAGGTGATCGCGGTCGGCGTGAACTGCTGCGTGCCGGAGGATGTCGAGGGCGCCGTCGAGACCGCCGCCCGCGTCACGGGCAAGCCCGTCGTCGTCTACCCCAACAGCGGCGAGGCCTGGAACGCCGAGTCCCGCACCTGGGTCGGCCGCTCCACCTTCGCGGCCCAGCAGGTGCGGGGGTGGCGGGAGTCCGGGGCGCGGCTGATCGGCGGGTGCTGCCGGGTGGGCCCGGAGGCGATCGACTCCATCGCGCGCACACTGGCGGCGGTGGGGTAG
- a CDS encoding carboxylesterase/lipase family protein — protein MTAVQTDSVTDPVVSTPYGAVRGRYEGGVAVFRGIPYAAPPFGPRRFRPPEPPEPWDGVRDAGAFGPTPPKPPYSEAFAHYLSDPVVPGDDCLNLNVWTPEPGPGARLPVLVWVHGGALTRGSSGVPVYDGRAFARDGVVLVSVNYRLGVEGYGYFPDAPANAGLRDQLAALKWVHESIEAFGGDPDRITLCGQSAGAISIGALLAAPQAQGLVRRAVLQSGPPEAAERDKVRRMVRRMATRLKIPATAAAFAEVDRELLLRTQAEVGRLSSPVVGGPAFGIVVDGDIVPRDPLEALTEGDAAVGVDLMTGWTRDEYRLWLVPGGLLERLDRLGGVALAGAMARCHVGADVPRGYRALHPEAGTAEIVGQMVTDHLLRVPLHRLADAWPGASYVYEFAWPSSLPYLGACHALELGFVFDTGDVPESRKLAGEGAPQELADEMHRAWLRFAVEGDPGWQAWDDSHPVRVFGDGETHTAYGPRDAALALWAAAVTPAESTPASALADGSPTRSTELRSVVRRLRLPGAVRRH, from the coding sequence ATGACAGCAGTCCAGACAGATTCCGTGACAGACCCCGTGGTGAGCACGCCCTACGGTGCCGTACGGGGCCGGTACGAAGGTGGCGTCGCGGTGTTCCGGGGCATCCCCTACGCGGCGCCTCCGTTCGGCCCGCGCCGGTTCAGGCCGCCCGAGCCGCCCGAACCCTGGGACGGCGTGCGCGACGCCGGTGCCTTCGGGCCGACCCCGCCGAAACCGCCGTACTCCGAAGCCTTCGCGCACTACCTGTCCGACCCCGTCGTGCCCGGCGACGACTGCCTCAACCTCAACGTCTGGACCCCCGAGCCCGGCCCGGGCGCCCGGCTGCCGGTCCTGGTGTGGGTGCACGGCGGCGCCCTGACCCGCGGCTCCTCGGGTGTGCCCGTGTACGACGGCCGGGCCTTCGCGCGCGACGGTGTAGTCCTCGTCTCGGTCAACTACCGGCTGGGCGTCGAGGGCTACGGCTACTTCCCGGACGCCCCCGCCAACGCCGGCCTGCGCGACCAGCTCGCCGCCCTGAAGTGGGTGCACGAGTCCATCGAGGCCTTCGGCGGCGACCCCGACCGCATCACCCTGTGCGGCCAGTCCGCCGGCGCCATCAGCATCGGCGCGCTGCTCGCCGCCCCGCAGGCCCAGGGCCTGGTCCGGCGGGCCGTCCTGCAGAGCGGGCCGCCCGAGGCCGCCGAGCGGGACAAGGTACGGCGGATGGTGCGCCGTATGGCCACCCGGCTGAAGATCCCCGCCACCGCCGCCGCCTTCGCCGAGGTCGACCGCGAGCTGCTCCTGCGCACCCAGGCCGAGGTGGGCCGACTCAGCAGCCCCGTGGTGGGCGGGCCCGCCTTCGGGATCGTCGTGGACGGCGACATCGTCCCCCGCGACCCCTTGGAGGCGCTGACGGAGGGCGACGCCGCGGTCGGCGTCGACCTGATGACCGGCTGGACCCGCGACGAGTACCGGCTGTGGCTGGTACCCGGCGGCCTCCTGGAGCGCCTCGACCGGCTCGGCGGGGTCGCTTTGGCCGGCGCCATGGCCCGCTGCCACGTGGGCGCGGACGTGCCCCGCGGCTACCGCGCCCTGCACCCGGAGGCCGGCACCGCCGAGATCGTCGGCCAGATGGTCACCGACCACCTGCTGCGCGTCCCCCTGCACCGCCTGGCCGACGCCTGGCCCGGGGCGTCGTACGTGTACGAGTTCGCCTGGCCCTCCAGCCTCCCCTACCTCGGCGCCTGCCACGCGCTGGAGCTCGGCTTCGTCTTCGACACCGGAGACGTCCCCGAGTCCCGCAAGCTGGCCGGCGAGGGCGCCCCGCAGGAGCTGGCGGACGAGATGCACCGGGCGTGGCTGCGGTTCGCGGTCGAGGGCGACCCGGGCTGGCAGGCGTGGGACGACTCGCATCCGGTGCGCGTCTTCGGCGACGGCGAGACACATACCGCGTACGGCCCGCGCGACGCCGCACTCGCCCTGTGGGCCGCCGCCGTCACGCCTGCGGAATCCACACCCGCATCGGCCCTTGCCGACGGTTCGCCCACGCGTAGTACGGAACTGCGGTCAGTGGTACGGCGGCTGCGCCTCCCCGGCGCCGTCCGTCGGCACTGA
- a CDS encoding LacI family DNA-binding transcriptional regulator yields MTRKSEDAGRSTIRDVAARAGVSASTVSRVLGGVYPVSSATRTRVMRAVRDLDYVADARAKAVAGVGTPTLAFVLEDITGPSFAHMAHGVEREARRLGHLCLVCTTEGDVQHEVEFVEMMRAQRAAAVILVGGSADTPEYRERTRRMADSLASAGSRLVLCGRPPLGPGAPVTVIEYDNEGGAYALVAHVLAQGHQRVLFLGGASDHTTAQGRERGYLAAHRARGLDPDPALLLHGDFTRDAGHCLMREALKQGLEFTAVVAATDMVAAGALTALHEAGLDVPGDVSLAGYDDIPFARDLHPALTTVHVPYEELGRLAVRTALSRTPDTTDDHLLLGTHVVVRDSVGRVGEA; encoded by the coding sequence ATGACCAGGAAGAGCGAGGACGCGGGGCGCAGCACCATCCGGGACGTGGCGGCCCGCGCGGGAGTGTCCGCGTCGACCGTGTCGCGGGTGCTCGGCGGGGTGTATCCGGTGAGTTCGGCGACGCGTACGCGCGTGATGCGGGCGGTCCGTGACCTGGACTACGTCGCCGACGCACGCGCCAAGGCGGTCGCGGGGGTCGGCACGCCCACGCTGGCGTTCGTGCTGGAGGACATCACCGGGCCGTCGTTCGCGCACATGGCGCACGGGGTGGAGCGGGAGGCCCGACGGCTCGGGCATCTGTGCCTGGTGTGCACGACGGAGGGCGACGTCCAGCACGAGGTGGAGTTCGTCGAGATGATGCGCGCCCAGCGCGCCGCCGCCGTGATCCTGGTCGGCGGCTCCGCCGACACGCCCGAGTACCGCGAGCGCACCCGCCGTATGGCCGACTCGCTGGCGTCGGCGGGCTCCCGGCTGGTGCTGTGCGGGCGGCCACCGCTCGGGCCCGGGGCGCCCGTGACCGTCATCGAGTACGACAACGAAGGCGGCGCCTACGCCCTCGTCGCCCATGTCCTCGCCCAGGGCCACCAGCGGGTTCTGTTCCTCGGCGGCGCGTCCGACCACACCACCGCGCAGGGCCGGGAGCGCGGCTATCTCGCCGCCCACCGCGCCCGCGGCCTGGACCCCGACCCGGCGCTGCTCCTGCACGGCGACTTCACCCGCGACGCGGGGCACTGTCTGATGCGCGAGGCCCTCAAGCAGGGGCTGGAGTTCACGGCCGTGGTCGCCGCCACCGACATGGTCGCCGCCGGCGCGCTCACCGCCCTGCACGAGGCCGGCCTGGACGTTCCCGGCGACGTGTCCCTGGCCGGCTACGACGACATCCCCTTCGCCCGTGACCTGCACCCGGCCCTGACGACGGTCCACGTCCCCTACGAGGAGCTGGGCCGCCTCGCCGTACGCACCGCGCTCAGCCGGACCCCGGATACCACGGACGATCATCTGCTGCTGGGGACGCACGTGGTGGTACGGGACTCGGTGGGCCGGGTCGGCGAGGCCTAG
- a CDS encoding GNAT family N-acetyltransferase, giving the protein MTELGPVAWPPAPIRTERLVLRESEARDRAAFIELFASPEVGTYIGGPRPRAELERAVPEVPGRRPGLFVIALDGAMIGMITLDRRDAERPGHVRPEAGEVELGYLFLPDTWGCGYAAEACAAALDWFADTLPGEPVVLCTQTANDRAMRLAAKLGFTEVERFEEYGAEQWFGVWSSVTQSG; this is encoded by the coding sequence ATGACTGAACTCGGACCCGTCGCCTGGCCGCCTGCCCCGATACGGACCGAACGGCTCGTGCTCCGCGAGTCCGAGGCCCGGGACCGTGCGGCGTTCATCGAGCTGTTCGCATCGCCGGAGGTGGGCACCTACATCGGCGGCCCTCGACCGCGTGCTGAGCTCGAACGCGCGGTGCCCGAGGTGCCCGGGCGGCGCCCCGGCCTCTTCGTGATCGCTCTCGACGGAGCGATGATCGGCATGATCACGCTCGATCGGCGCGACGCGGAGCGTCCGGGTCACGTCCGTCCGGAGGCCGGGGAGGTCGAGCTCGGCTACCTGTTCCTGCCGGACACCTGGGGATGCGGGTACGCCGCCGAGGCGTGCGCAGCGGCACTCGACTGGTTCGCCGACACGCTTCCCGGCGAGCCTGTGGTGCTCTGCACCCAGACCGCCAACGACCGCGCGATGCGCCTCGCGGCGAAGCTGGGGTTCACCGAGGTGGAGCGGTTCGAGGAGTACGGCGCCGAGCAGTGGTTCGGCGTGTGGTCCTCGGTCACTCAGTCCGGTTGA
- a CDS encoding glycoside hydrolase family 127 protein, whose product MRTGPLRLTPQAHTALRPADAARITDGFWAARRRTNAEVSIPQGPARLQEAGNLANLRAAAQDTGVFAGDFPFQDSDVHKWLEAASWQLADRSDDAELAAHIEELTALLASAQEADGYLQTYYQVAHPDRRWQELGWGHELYCAGHLIQAAVAHHRATGRRELLDVAERFAVHIDSVFGPDKRIDGVCGHPEIETALVELYRETGEPRWLDLAGYFVDRRGHGLLDADVNPHLGRAYWQDHTLVREATSVAGHAVRQLYLLAGVADLAAETGDAQLRATAERLWEAMAAGKTYLTGGVGARHEGEAFGEPYELPPDRAYAETCAAIASIQWSWRMALLTGEAKYSDLVERTLYNGFLSGVGLDGDSWLYVNPLQVREGYEGANEADKAARRTPWFRCACCPPNVMRLLASLPHYMASGDAEGVQLHQYATGVYEAGGGRVRVATGYPWDGRIAVTVEEAPAADWTLSLRIPAWCGDFTAAAPDGAAPAVTSPGWLRLRRRWSPGDTLTVDLDLTARLTRPDPRVDAVRGCVAIERGPLVHCLEGVDQRPGIPFDELTLPDGAELTVRHEPDLLGGVTVVSADGRRRGGAAAVPLTAVPYYAWANRRQGPMRVWIPQA is encoded by the coding sequence ATGCGCACCGGCCCCCTCCGTCTCACCCCGCAGGCGCACACCGCCCTCCGTCCGGCGGACGCCGCCCGCATCACCGACGGATTCTGGGCCGCCCGCCGCAGAACCAACGCCGAGGTCAGCATCCCGCAGGGCCCGGCGAGACTTCAGGAGGCCGGAAACCTGGCCAACCTCCGGGCCGCCGCCCAGGACACCGGGGTGTTCGCCGGAGACTTCCCCTTCCAGGACTCGGACGTGCACAAGTGGCTGGAGGCGGCGTCCTGGCAGCTCGCCGACCGGTCCGACGACGCCGAACTGGCCGCGCACATCGAGGAGTTGACCGCCCTGCTGGCCTCGGCCCAGGAGGCCGACGGCTATCTCCAGACGTACTACCAGGTCGCCCACCCCGACCGCCGCTGGCAGGAGCTCGGCTGGGGCCACGAGCTGTACTGCGCGGGCCATCTGATCCAGGCGGCCGTGGCCCACCACCGGGCCACCGGACGCCGTGAACTCCTCGACGTGGCCGAGCGGTTCGCCGTACACATCGACTCCGTCTTCGGTCCGGACAAGCGGATCGACGGCGTCTGCGGGCACCCCGAGATCGAGACCGCGCTGGTCGAGCTGTACCGGGAGACCGGGGAGCCGCGGTGGCTGGACCTCGCCGGGTACTTCGTCGACCGGCGCGGCCACGGCCTGCTCGACGCCGACGTCAATCCCCACCTGGGCCGGGCCTACTGGCAGGACCACACCCTGGTGCGCGAGGCCACGTCCGTCGCCGGGCACGCCGTACGGCAGCTCTACCTGCTGGCCGGGGTCGCGGACCTGGCCGCCGAGACCGGCGATGCGCAGCTGCGGGCCACGGCCGAGCGGCTGTGGGAGGCGATGGCGGCCGGCAAGACGTACCTGACCGGCGGGGTCGGTGCCCGGCACGAGGGCGAGGCCTTCGGGGAACCGTACGAACTGCCGCCGGACCGGGCCTATGCCGAGACGTGTGCGGCGATCGCGTCGATCCAGTGGTCCTGGCGCATGGCCCTGCTGACCGGCGAGGCGAAGTACTCCGACCTCGTCGAACGCACCCTCTACAACGGTTTCCTGTCCGGCGTCGGCCTCGACGGCGACAGCTGGCTGTACGTGAATCCGCTCCAGGTGCGCGAGGGGTACGAGGGTGCGAACGAGGCCGACAAGGCGGCCCGCCGCACCCCGTGGTTCCGCTGCGCCTGCTGCCCGCCGAACGTGATGCGGCTGCTGGCGTCACTTCCCCACTACATGGCCAGCGGGGATGCGGAGGGCGTGCAGCTGCACCAGTACGCGACCGGCGTGTACGAGGCCGGCGGTGGCCGCGTCCGGGTGGCGACGGGCTACCCGTGGGACGGGCGGATCGCCGTCACGGTCGAGGAGGCCCCGGCCGCCGACTGGACGCTGTCGCTGCGCATCCCGGCCTGGTGCGGCGACTTCACGGCCGCGGCTCCGGACGGCGCCGCCCCCGCCGTGACGAGCCCCGGCTGGCTCCGCCTGCGCCGCCGCTGGTCCCCCGGCGACACCCTCACCGTCGACCTCGACCTGACCGCCCGCCTGACCCGCCCGGACCCCCGCGTGGACGCGGTACGGGGCTGTGTGGCGATCGAGCGCGGGCCGCTGGTGCACTGCCTGGAGGGCGTGGACCAGCGGCCCGGCATCCCCTTCGACGAGCTCACCCTCCCCGACGGAGCCGAGTTGACCGTCCGGCACGAGCCGGACCTGCTGGGCGGGGTGACGGTCGTCAGTGCCGACGGACGGCGCCGGGGAGGCGCAGCCGCCGTACCACTGACCGCAGTTCCGTACTACGCGTGGGCGAACCGTCGGCAAGGGCCGATGCGGGTGTGGATTCCGCAGGCGTGA
- a CDS encoding glycoside hydrolase family 43 protein has protein sequence MSRDHDLPEVPSRRLLLKGAAAAGALTAASAIPGVAHAAAPAAPAAPQKAAPFANPLVQQRADPHIHRHTDGFYYFTATAPEYDRIILRRSRTLNGLSTAAESVIWRAHTTGDMGAHIWAPELHRIGGKWYIYFASAPAEDVWKIRIWVLENSHPNPFKGTWVERGQVKTAWETFSLDATTFTHRGTRYLCWAQHEPGMDNNTGLFLSEMANPWTLTGPQIRLSTPEYDWECIGYKVNEGPYVLKRNGRIFLTYSASATDYHYCVGMLTADADSELMDPASWSKSPTPVFTSNDTTKQYGPGHNCFTVAEDGRSDVLVYHARQYKEIVGDPLNDPNRHTRIQKLGWNPDGTPNFGIPVADAAADTTAGTTTGTTAVTVKESA, from the coding sequence ATGAGCCGCGATCACGATCTGCCCGAAGTCCCCAGCCGCAGACTGCTGCTGAAGGGCGCCGCAGCCGCCGGCGCCCTGACCGCCGCCTCGGCCATCCCCGGCGTCGCCCACGCCGCTGCCCCCGCAGCCCCTGCCGCACCCCAGAAGGCGGCCCCGTTCGCGAACCCCCTCGTCCAGCAGCGAGCCGACCCGCACATCCATCGCCACACCGACGGCTTCTACTACTTCACGGCCACCGCCCCCGAGTACGACCGCATCATCCTGCGCCGCTCCCGCACCCTGAACGGCCTGTCCACGGCCGCCGAGTCGGTCATCTGGCGGGCCCACACCACCGGCGACATGGGCGCGCACATCTGGGCTCCCGAGCTCCACCGCATCGGCGGCAAGTGGTACATCTACTTCGCCTCCGCGCCCGCCGAGGACGTGTGGAAGATCCGCATCTGGGTCCTGGAGAACTCCCACCCCAACCCCTTCAAGGGCACGTGGGTGGAGAGGGGTCAGGTCAAGACGGCCTGGGAGACGTTCTCCCTCGACGCCACCACCTTCACCCACCGTGGCACGCGCTATCTGTGCTGGGCGCAGCACGAACCCGGGATGGACAACAACACCGGCCTGTTCCTCTCCGAGATGGCGAACCCGTGGACGCTGACGGGGCCTCAAATACGGCTGTCCACACCCGAGTACGACTGGGAGTGCATCGGCTACAAGGTGAACGAAGGCCCCTACGTCCTCAAGCGCAACGGCCGGATCTTCCTCACCTACTCGGCCTCCGCCACCGACTACCACTACTGCGTCGGCATGCTCACCGCCGACGCCGACAGCGAGCTCATGGACCCGGCCAGCTGGTCCAAGTCCCCCACCCCGGTCTTCACCAGCAACGACACCACCAAGCAGTACGGCCCCGGCCACAACTGCTTCACCGTCGCCGAGGACGGCCGCAGCGACGTCCTCGTCTACCACGCCCGCCAGTACAAGGAGATCGTCGGCGACCCGCTGAACGACCCCAACCGCCACACCCGCATCCAGAAGCTCGGCTGGAACCCGGACGGCACCCCGAACTTCGGCATCCCGGTGGCAGACGCGGCGGCGGACACGACCGCCGGGACGACCACGGGGACAACTGCCGTAACCGTGAAGGAGAGTGCGTGA